In Polyangia bacterium, one genomic interval encodes:
- a CDS encoding tetratricopeptide repeat protein has product MMGKAGCNFAGAIGLLAFLGGAVTIAGCATAPRPVTKLVNGRIVASRPISPNAYEHVTRSLLYEEEERWEEAAAELQRALPFDSDAPELNAHLAELFLKLGRLDDAGDQVRRSLHIEPTVDGWVASAHLKQARGDIAGTLDSLRHAVALSVDDDDPEAAERAYLDLADEEIVALEIDAAFQTTRQLVGSEPDSQRARIQLSALAWALGKFDDAEASLRAALEQEPGDVESRLMLAELQVARGSVAAAKASFREAMDRSDSPLEIAAAFVGWMTSRGDTAEAAEVADRLTAEGGDPQSLEQMSRIERAAKRWDRALALANKALRAGENAGHVALLVGAAQADSGNRAAAVMSYLSVQPDANDYLEARLRAAEILRDEGKTDEAGKLIDQELGAVSDADARASLLVNRSLIDEKTGDAVRAARRLDDGLAKDPGNARLLMARAAVEDRRGDWRASLTLAEKVLAKDPRSVEALNFIGFVSAEHAFELPRATRQLQAAIALNPGTGGILDSLGWAYFRAGDLTRASQFLEQANRLEPGDPEILEHLGDLAAGQHAPARALEIYRQALGRSPSDRTARELQDRVRTLDAKSAAGR; this is encoded by the coding sequence ATGATGGGTAAGGCCGGCTGTAACTTCGCCGGTGCGATCGGGCTGCTGGCTTTTCTGGGCGGGGCGGTGACGATCGCCGGCTGCGCCACCGCGCCTCGCCCCGTCACCAAGCTGGTCAACGGTCGCATCGTCGCCTCGCGCCCGATCAGCCCGAACGCCTACGAGCACGTCACGCGCTCGCTTTTGTACGAAGAGGAAGAGCGCTGGGAAGAAGCCGCCGCCGAACTGCAGCGCGCCCTGCCCTTCGACAGCGACGCGCCCGAATTGAACGCCCACCTGGCCGAGCTTTTCTTGAAGCTGGGGCGGCTGGACGACGCCGGTGATCAGGTGCGGCGGTCGCTGCACATCGAGCCCACCGTCGACGGCTGGGTGGCCAGCGCCCACCTCAAACAGGCCCGCGGCGACATCGCCGGCACGCTGGATTCGCTGCGCCACGCGGTGGCCCTGTCGGTCGACGACGACGATCCCGAGGCGGCCGAGCGCGCCTACCTGGATCTGGCCGACGAGGAGATCGTCGCCCTGGAGATCGACGCCGCCTTTCAAACCACCCGGCAGCTGGTGGGCAGCGAGCCCGACTCGCAGCGCGCGCGCATCCAGCTGTCGGCCCTGGCCTGGGCGCTGGGCAAGTTCGACGACGCCGAGGCCAGCTTGCGCGCCGCCCTCGAGCAAGAACCGGGCGACGTCGAATCGCGTTTGATGCTGGCCGAGTTGCAGGTCGCGCGCGGGTCGGTCGCGGCGGCGAAGGCCAGCTTTCGCGAGGCGATGGATCGCTCGGACTCGCCGCTGGAGATCGCCGCCGCCTTCGTCGGCTGGATGACCTCGCGCGGTGACACCGCCGAAGCCGCCGAGGTGGCCGATCGCCTGACCGCCGAGGGCGGCGACCCGCAAAGCCTGGAACAGATGAGCCGCATCGAGCGCGCCGCCAAACGCTGGGATCGGGCGCTGGCCCTGGCCAACAAAGCGTTGCGTGCCGGCGAGAACGCCGGGCATGTCGCCTTGCTGGTGGGCGCCGCCCAGGCCGACAGCGGCAACCGCGCCGCGGCGGTGATGAGTTACCTTTCGGTGCAGCCTGACGCCAACGATTACCTGGAGGCGCGGCTGCGCGCCGCCGAGATCTTGCGCGACGAAGGCAAGACCGACGAGGCGGGAAAGTTGATCGATCAGGAGCTCGGCGCGGTGTCCGACGCCGACGCGCGGGCGTCGCTGCTGGTCAATCGCAGCCTGATCGACGAAAAAACCGGCGACGCCGTCCGCGCCGCCCGCCGCCTTGATGACGGGTTGGCCAAAGATCCCGGCAACGCCCGGCTGCTGATGGCGCGCGCCGCGGTGGAAGACCGGCGCGGCGACTGGCGCGCGTCGTTGACCCTGGCTGAAAAGGTGCTGGCCAAGGATCCGCGCAGCGTCGAAGCGCTGAACTTCATCGGCTTCGTTTCAGCCGAGCACGCCTTCGAATTGCCGCGCGCCACGCGGCAACTGCAAGCGGCCATCGCCCTCAATCCGGGGACGGGCGGGATCTTGGATTCGCTCGGATGGGCGTACTTCCGCGCCGGTGACCTGACGCGGGCATCGCAATTTTTGGAGCAGGCCAACCGTCTCGAACCCGGCGACCCGGAGATCCTCGAGCACCTTGGCGATCTGGCCGCCGGCCAGCACGCGCCGGCGCGGGCGCTGGAGATCTATCGCCAGGCCCTGGGTCGCTCGCCGTCGGATCGGACCGCGCGCGAGCTGCAGGATCGGGTGCGCACGCTAGACGCCAAGAGCGCCGCCGGCCGATGA
- a CDS encoding ABC transporter ATP-binding protein, with translation MSGAGDAGPLLQVRGLTTVIRSGGRELPAVSEVSFTVAAGRTLGLVGESGCGKSLTALSILRLLPEPAARIAGGAIYFDGVDLAAAPEAILRDIRGRSIAMIFQEPSTALNPVLTIADQVGEPLRIHQGLSRKQADARAVALLEKVGIPAAAERARAYPHQLSGGMKQRATIAMALSCAPRLLIADEPTTALDVTVQAQILQLLGRLGRELGMAQLLITHDLGVVAETCDDVAVMYAGRIVEHATASALFAAPRHPYTVGLLRAVPRAESTNPAHAAPGSATRARLLEIAGTVPPLSAPPPGCAFADRCPRADAACRAALPKLAPTADDPAHLVRCIHPHAPGEKVV, from the coding sequence GTGAGCGGCGCCGGCGACGCCGGGCCCCTGCTGCAGGTGCGCGGCCTGACCACGGTGATCCGCAGCGGCGGACGCGAGCTGCCGGCGGTGTCCGAGGTGTCATTCACCGTCGCCGCCGGGCGCACGCTGGGCCTGGTGGGCGAATCGGGCTGCGGTAAATCGCTGACCGCGCTGTCGATCCTGCGCCTGTTGCCCGAACCAGCGGCGCGCATCGCCGGCGGGGCCATCTATTTCGACGGCGTGGATCTGGCCGCCGCGCCCGAGGCGATCCTGCGCGACATTCGCGGTCGCAGCATCGCCATGATCTTCCAGGAACCGTCGACCGCGCTGAACCCGGTCCTGACCATCGCCGACCAGGTGGGCGAGCCGCTGCGCATTCACCAGGGACTGTCGCGCAAGCAAGCCGACGCGCGCGCCGTCGCGCTGCTGGAGAAGGTGGGCATTCCCGCCGCCGCCGAACGGGCGCGCGCCTACCCGCACCAGCTGTCCGGTGGCATGAAACAGCGGGCCACCATCGCCATGGCTCTGTCCTGCGCACCGCGCCTGCTGATCGCCGACGAGCCCACCACCGCCCTCGACGTGACGGTGCAAGCGCAGATTCTGCAGTTGCTCGGTCGCCTGGGTCGCGAGCTCGGCATGGCGCAGCTGCTGATCACCCACGATCTGGGCGTGGTGGCCGAGACCTGTGACGACGTGGCTGTCATGTACGCCGGCCGCATCGTCGAGCACGCCACCGCAAGCGCGTTGTTCGCGGCGCCCCGCCATCCGTACACCGTCGGCCTTTTGCGGGCGGTGCCTCGCGCCGAGTCCACCAACCCCGCCCACGCCGCGCCGGGCAGCGCCACACGCGCGCGCCTGCTGGAAATCGCCGGCACGGTGCCGCCGCTGTCGGCGCCGCCACCCGGCTGCGCGTTCGCCGATCGCTGCCCGCGCGCCGACGCCGCCTGCCGGGCCGCCTTGCCCAAGCTGGCGCCGACCGCCGACGATCCCGCGCACCTGGTTCGCTGCATCCACCCACACGCGCCGGGCGAAAAGGTGGTGTGA
- a CDS encoding ABC transporter ATP-binding protein, with product MIAPRSPLLRVDGLVKHFVQGGGLRGPRAVVHAIDGVSFDLAAGETLGLVGESGSGKTTLGRTVLRLYEPTAGRVLFEGADLRTLPPPALRQMRQHMQMIFQDPVGSLNPRLTVEDIVAEPLDIHGLAASRADRRARASALLERVGLRPDALARRPHEFSGGQRQRIGIARALASRPRFIVADEPISALDVSIQAQIVNLLGDLQAADGLAFLFISHDLKVVRHLAQRVAVMYLGQIVELAAAPALYAAPGHPYTRALLSAIPSVDPERKRLRVLLEGDPPSPLAPPRGCRFHPRCPIYAEKRDPVCVETPPPLAPFAGASDGQVAACHFAG from the coding sequence ATGATCGCACCGCGCTCGCCGCTGTTGCGGGTGGACGGCCTGGTCAAACATTTCGTCCAGGGTGGCGGGCTGCGCGGTCCGCGGGCCGTCGTGCACGCCATCGACGGCGTTTCGTTCGACCTGGCGGCGGGCGAAACGCTGGGCCTGGTCGGCGAATCCGGCTCGGGCAAGACGACCCTCGGTCGCACCGTGCTGCGCTTGTACGAGCCGACGGCCGGGCGCGTGTTGTTCGAAGGCGCGGATCTGCGGACGCTGCCGCCGCCGGCCCTGCGCCAGATGCGCCAGCACATGCAGATGATCTTTCAAGACCCGGTCGGATCGTTGAACCCGCGCCTGACCGTGGAAGACATCGTCGCCGAGCCGCTGGACATTCACGGCCTGGCGGCGTCGCGCGCCGATCGCCGCGCGCGCGCCTCTGCGTTGCTGGAACGGGTGGGCCTGCGCCCGGACGCCTTGGCGCGCCGACCGCACGAATTTTCCGGCGGCCAGCGCCAGCGAATCGGCATCGCCCGCGCCCTGGCCTCGCGGCCGCGTTTCATCGTCGCCGACGAGCCGATCTCCGCCCTGGACGTTTCCATCCAGGCGCAGATCGTGAACCTGCTCGGCGATCTGCAGGCCGCCGACGGCCTGGCGTTCCTATTTATCTCGCACGATCTGAAAGTGGTGCGCCACCTGGCTCAGCGGGTGGCCGTGATGTACCTGGGCCAGATCGTCGAGCTGGCGGCCGCCCCCGCGCTGTACGCCGCGCCCGGTCACCCCTACACGCGCGCCTTGCTGTCCGCCATCCCGTCGGTCGATCCGGAACGCAAGCGCCTGCGCGTGCTGCTGGAGGGTGACCCGCCGTCGCCGCTGGCCCCGCCGCGCGGTTGTCGTTTCCACCCGCGCTGTCCGATCTACGCCGAGAAGCGCGACCCGGTGTGCGTCGAAACGCCGCCCCCACTGGCGCCGTTTGCCGGCGCCAGCGACGGTCAGGTGGCGGCCTGCCACTTTGCGGGGTGA
- a CDS encoding YbhB/YbcL family Raf kinase inhibitor-like protein: MDTASNDSGTDVVAGPLTMTSTSLKMMGANLVFPAANSAPMNVSPALAWTGVPAGTLSFAISMYDVTMTNTHWILWDIPASLTMLPAGLPRGAMPTNPAGASQKDAFNNTAGWEGPGGGSVDNYELEIWALNVAKLPNSVAGQSLNTMHSTGLATAKIASFTIKAQGKVNGL, encoded by the coding sequence ATGGACACAGCGTCGAACGATAGCGGCACCGACGTTGTGGCGGGCCCACTCACCATGACAAGCACCAGTCTGAAAATGATGGGCGCAAATCTGGTCTTCCCAGCGGCGAACTCCGCTCCCATGAACGTGTCGCCAGCGTTGGCTTGGACCGGTGTTCCGGCCGGCACCCTGAGCTTTGCGATTTCGATGTACGACGTGACAATGACCAACACGCACTGGATTCTGTGGGACATCCCCGCGTCCCTGACGATGCTGCCGGCGGGCCTCCCCCGGGGTGCGATGCCAACGAACCCGGCGGGCGCTAGCCAAAAAGACGCGTTCAACAATACGGCAGGGTGGGAGGGGCCGGGTGGCGGCTCAGTCGATAACTACGAGCTGGAAATCTGGGCCCTGAACGTCGCCAAGCTTCCGAACAGCGTCGCCGGCCAAAGCTTGAACACCATGCATTCGACGGGTCTTGCGACGGCCAAGATCGCCAGTTTCACGATCAAGGCGCAGGGCAAGGTTAACGGCCTATAG
- a CDS encoding IgGFc-binding protein translates to MKRIGFGFLFAVAVAGCARISGGNLSPTGRDAGSDQQSDQAGAAGGTGDAATGTGGAGGASDCLTCSSDQRAVTDCNGSVVKTCSDDQACQQGACVEGCAIAEATGSAQGCDFYAVVPPPGTSTDGSCFAAMLANTWTAPITVTVAYAGQSLDVAQIARSPKASAGVLTYDALPGGKLAPGQMAILFLNALPNTDTGPFKDDHVDCPVAAGLTTVATVAGTGATHAFHISTSAPAAAYDIYPYGGAKSHVSSATLLVPTSAWGINYVAADGYKADPQSGGLPSVQIVAAQDDTQITINPTAPIVAGTGVAAAGRGQANTYSLAAGQVLQFLQSDELAGSAISANKAIGVWGGQSCMDIPVGTGACDAAHQQLVPVNLLGFEYAAVRYRDRVAGVHETVPWTLVGAVDGTTLTYDPAPPGGAPATVNRGQSFEFTTADAFTVKSADEQHPFYLAGHMTGWQAIPIDVAGPGDPETVNSVPPQQWLNSYVFLTDPTYSDTNLVFVRQKIGPSFSDVTLDCAGTLTGWTPIGIAGDYEFTTVDLVTATKPQGTCDNGVHTAQSDAPFGLTVWGWDFAVSYAYPAGMSVRKINKVVVIP, encoded by the coding sequence ATGAAGAGGATCGGGTTCGGGTTTTTGTTTGCCGTCGCGGTGGCCGGCTGCGCCCGGATCAGCGGCGGCAACCTGTCACCGACGGGACGCGATGCCGGGTCTGATCAGCAAAGCGATCAGGCGGGCGCCGCTGGTGGAACGGGCGACGCCGCCACCGGAACCGGCGGCGCGGGCGGTGCGTCCGACTGCCTGACCTGCAGCAGCGACCAGCGCGCGGTCACCGACTGCAACGGCAGCGTGGTCAAGACCTGCTCCGACGACCAGGCCTGCCAGCAAGGAGCTTGTGTCGAAGGCTGCGCCATCGCCGAAGCCACCGGCAGCGCGCAGGGCTGCGATTTTTACGCGGTGGTTCCCCCGCCGGGAACGTCGACCGACGGATCCTGTTTTGCGGCGATGCTGGCCAACACCTGGACCGCGCCCATCACAGTGACAGTGGCCTACGCCGGACAGTCGCTTGATGTCGCGCAGATCGCCCGGTCGCCGAAAGCATCGGCCGGGGTCTTGACGTACGACGCTTTGCCGGGCGGAAAGTTGGCGCCCGGACAGATGGCCATCTTGTTCTTGAATGCCCTGCCGAACACCGACACCGGCCCGTTCAAAGACGACCACGTCGACTGCCCGGTCGCCGCCGGACTCACCACCGTGGCCACGGTCGCGGGTACCGGTGCGACCCACGCTTTTCACATCAGCACCAGCGCCCCCGCCGCCGCGTACGACATCTATCCGTACGGCGGTGCGAAGAGCCATGTCTCCAGCGCCACGTTGTTGGTGCCGACGTCCGCCTGGGGAATCAATTACGTTGCCGCCGACGGATACAAAGCCGACCCGCAAAGCGGCGGCCTGCCGTCGGTCCAGATCGTCGCCGCCCAGGACGACACGCAGATCACCATCAATCCGACCGCCCCCATCGTCGCCGGCACCGGCGTCGCCGCCGCCGGGCGCGGCCAGGCGAACACCTACAGTCTAGCGGCGGGCCAGGTGCTGCAGTTCTTGCAATCCGACGAACTGGCCGGCAGCGCGATCAGCGCGAACAAAGCCATCGGTGTTTGGGGCGGGCAATCGTGCATGGACATTCCCGTCGGGACGGGCGCCTGCGACGCCGCTCACCAGCAACTGGTCCCCGTCAACCTGCTTGGTTTCGAGTACGCCGCCGTCCGCTATCGCGATCGAGTGGCCGGCGTGCACGAGACTGTTCCCTGGACGCTGGTCGGCGCCGTCGACGGCACCACCTTGACGTACGATCCGGCGCCGCCGGGCGGCGCCCCGGCGACGGTCAATCGCGGCCAGTCGTTCGAATTCACCACCGCCGACGCCTTCACGGTGAAAAGCGCCGACGAGCAACATCCCTTCTATCTGGCCGGGCACATGACGGGCTGGCAGGCCATCCCCATCGATGTCGCGGGTCCCGGCGATCCGGAAACCGTCAACAGCGTGCCGCCGCAGCAGTGGTTGAACTCGTACGTGTTCCTGACCGATCCGACTTACAGCGACACCAACTTGGTTTTCGTGCGGCAAAAGATCGGGCCATCGTTCAGTGACGTCACTCTCGACTGTGCCGGTACATTGACCGGATGGACGCCGATCGGAATCGCCGGCGACTACGAATTCACCACCGTCGATCTGGTCACGGCGACAAAACCGCAAGGCACCTGCGACAACGGCGTCCACACCGCCCAAAGCGACGCACCGTTCGGCCTGACCGTCTGGGGCTGGGACTTCGCCGTCAGCTACGCCTACCCCGCCGGCATGAGCGTCCGGAAGATCAATAAAGTGGTGGTGATTCCGTAA
- a CDS encoding matrixin family metalloprotease, with amino-acid sequence MHRSLVVAGVALGASVVSLLVPARAQAFCRTTTCGDTCNPPDADCVTKQLPNIPIFWPGGCVSYDLQQDASKWASLDVATTIVDTVFATWTGVTCDGQPLSITAMNRGPVVCAAREFNDGQKTAGGNANIIVFRDDTWPESAVSDPTSTLALTTVTYNKTNGQIVDADIEINGSQAPLSTNDAGGGTSYDLQSILTHETGHFFGLSHSTVACLSDGSDCPTMNAHYRPGSIAYRTLEDDDKAGICAIYPTGRATTDDSCLPVDGFSSLCGHQPDPSQGGCTVAGSDGSDSGCGRALATLLVLTSPLARRRRLRKGAAEHL; translated from the coding sequence ATGCACCGTAGCCTGGTCGTCGCGGGCGTCGCTTTGGGCGCGTCGGTGGTGTCGCTGTTGGTCCCGGCGCGCGCCCAGGCCTTCTGCCGCACCACCACCTGCGGTGACACCTGCAACCCGCCCGACGCTGATTGCGTCACCAAGCAGCTGCCGAACATCCCGATCTTCTGGCCCGGCGGCTGCGTCAGCTATGACCTGCAGCAGGACGCGTCGAAGTGGGCGTCACTGGACGTGGCCACCACCATCGTCGACACGGTGTTCGCCACCTGGACCGGCGTGACCTGCGATGGCCAGCCACTGTCGATCACTGCCATGAACCGCGGTCCGGTGGTGTGCGCCGCCCGCGAGTTCAACGACGGGCAGAAGACCGCCGGCGGCAACGCCAACATCATCGTCTTTCGCGACGACACCTGGCCCGAATCCGCCGTCAGCGATCCCACCTCGACGCTGGCCCTGACCACGGTGACGTACAACAAGACCAACGGTCAGATCGTCGACGCCGACATCGAGATCAACGGCAGCCAGGCGCCGCTGTCCACCAACGACGCCGGCGGCGGGACCAGCTATGATCTGCAGTCCATCCTCACCCACGAGACCGGACACTTTTTCGGGCTTTCCCACTCGACGGTGGCGTGCCTGAGCGACGGCAGCGATTGCCCGACCATGAACGCCCACTACCGTCCCGGCTCGATCGCCTATCGAACCTTGGAAGATGATGACAAGGCTGGGATCTGCGCGATCTATCCAACCGGGCGAGCCACCACCGACGACAGCTGCTTGCCGGTTGACGGCTTTTCCAGCCTGTGCGGCCACCAACCGGATCCATCGCAAGGAGGCTGCACCGTCGCCGGCAGCGACGGCAGCGACAGTGGTTGCGGCCGCGCTCTGGCCACCTTGCTGGTTCTGACGTCGCCGCTGGCCAGGCGCCGGCGCCTGCGCAAGGGTGCCGCGGAACACCTTTGA